A region from the Desulfitobacterium dehalogenans ATCC 51507 genome encodes:
- a CDS encoding sensor histidine kinase, whose protein sequence is MNLKGRLISANALTVILPVVITVITAMAYIFVAGKLSDTEQVFRNTQEVARLTMELVGSENSVLRQYPEKIEDISFQKELQARMEILNGEVVVLQGENVLFSSRNLTAIDVVKLKKATVQFRGAQVDFGNQSYTVQMFDVSRGETGEGNKTTLYLLVPINPASFNTTNFLFFSGLVFLLSFIGANAISSYYFSLRILSPLHNLQKAAMEITLGNLDSEIVEEGDQEVRELCRDLERMRIQLKDSVHTQLRYEDNRKMLISSISHDLKTPVTSIKGYVEGLLDGIANSPEKKEKYLKTIYRKAEQVDTMIDDLLLYAKLDLNQIPFSFEKTNIKEFLYDGIQEIEPEMERNGIKVLFESELNTVQEIPLDRERMMRVIMNIIDNSRKYMDKTEGIITLSLRETYSSIIIEIKDNGSGIPEKDVTQIFERFYRSDTARSEIKGSGLGLAIAKQIVEGHEGRIWAVSRESKGTSVLISLPRGQ, encoded by the coding sequence ATGAATCTGAAAGGACGACTCATTTCAGCCAATGCTTTAACCGTAATCCTCCCGGTGGTGATTACGGTTATTACTGCTATGGCTTATATTTTTGTTGCCGGTAAACTATCGGATACAGAGCAAGTGTTTCGCAATACTCAAGAAGTTGCCCGGTTGACCATGGAATTAGTTGGCAGTGAAAATAGTGTTCTTCGCCAATATCCTGAGAAAATTGAAGATATTTCCTTCCAAAAGGAACTCCAAGCACGGATGGAGATCCTAAATGGTGAAGTAGTGGTACTTCAAGGAGAAAATGTTCTTTTTTCCTCTCGCAACTTAACGGCTATTGATGTGGTCAAGCTGAAAAAAGCAACGGTGCAATTCCGTGGTGCCCAGGTGGACTTTGGCAACCAATCTTACACTGTTCAGATGTTTGATGTATCTCGTGGAGAGACAGGGGAAGGGAACAAAACGACCCTCTATTTGCTTGTGCCTATAAATCCAGCCTCATTTAATACAACGAATTTTTTATTCTTTAGTGGACTAGTGTTCTTATTGTCCTTTATCGGGGCTAATGCTATTTCCTCCTACTATTTTTCTTTAAGAATTCTTTCTCCTCTCCATAATCTCCAGAAGGCAGCCATGGAAATTACATTAGGCAATCTTGACTCTGAAATCGTGGAAGAAGGAGACCAAGAGGTTCGTGAACTCTGCCGTGACCTTGAGCGAATGCGTATTCAGTTAAAGGATTCTGTGCATACCCAGCTCAGGTATGAGGATAATCGCAAGATGCTTATATCCAGCATTTCACATGATCTAAAGACCCCAGTGACTTCCATCAAAGGATATGTGGAAGGGTTATTGGACGGTATCGCCAATTCGCCTGAGAAGAAAGAAAAATATTTAAAAACAATATACCGTAAAGCAGAGCAAGTGGATACCATGATCGACGATTTGCTCCTCTATGCTAAATTAGATCTTAACCAAATACCCTTTAGTTTTGAAAAAACCAACATCAAAGAATTCTTATATGACGGAATCCAGGAAATAGAACCGGAAATGGAAAGAAACGGGATTAAAGTTCTCTTTGAAAGTGAGCTTAACACTGTTCAGGAAATTCCTTTGGATCGTGAACGAATGATGCGAGTCATTATGAATATTATCGATAATTCTCGCAAGTATATGGATAAAACAGAGGGGATCATAACACTATCCTTACGCGAAACCTATTCCAGTATCATCATTGAGATTAAGGATAATGGCAGCGGCATACCGGAAAAGGATGTAACTCAGATCTTCGAGCGATTTTATCGATCGGATACTGCCCGGAGTGAAATTAAAGGCAGCGGCTTAGGTCTAGCCATAGCCAAACAGATTGTGGAAGGACATGAAGGCAGGATATGGGCTGTAAGCCGGGAGAGTAAAGGGACCAGTGTTCTTATCTCACTTCCCCGGGGTCAGTAG
- a CDS encoding ABC transporter permease, which produces MVVFQAALINELEKLRKKKKVVVAVVLSLLVIVVGQLLVMGVRLGFGIRGAGSADFSMLVLSVAINTLLPLFAALVAIDSFSGEFAQNTMRITLTRPVSRFKLFSAKVSAIGIFILANLALLLVFSLLAGLVFDGDSMTLKGIFQGILSYAVSFIPLFVMALGIILLANILKSGISVFFVSILCFILFKGLGMFFSQYSGILLTSYFDWYNLWLANSFPFMKILREFLLMLGYAILFFTGAYYLFDKKEF; this is translated from the coding sequence ATGGTCGTGTTTCAAGCAGCATTAATCAACGAGCTTGAGAAATTACGTAAAAAGAAGAAAGTCGTCGTAGCCGTCGTTCTTTCTTTGTTGGTGATTGTCGTAGGGCAGCTCTTGGTCATGGGAGTACGCTTAGGATTTGGTATCCGTGGGGCAGGAAGTGCTGATTTTTCGATGCTGGTCTTGTCGGTGGCTATTAATACTCTTCTCCCGCTATTTGCAGCCTTGGTGGCTATCGACAGCTTCTCGGGGGAATTTGCTCAGAATACAATGCGCATAACCTTGACAAGGCCTGTGAGCCGTTTTAAGCTGTTTTCAGCTAAGGTATCAGCCATCGGTATCTTTATTTTAGCCAATCTGGCTCTGTTACTTGTCTTTTCCTTATTGGCAGGACTTGTTTTTGATGGCGACTCTATGACTCTTAAAGGGATATTTCAAGGCATTCTTTCCTATGCAGTGAGTTTTATCCCTTTGTTTGTGATGGCATTGGGAATTATACTCCTTGCTAATATACTTAAAAGTGGTATTTCTGTTTTCTTTGTATCTATTTTATGTTTTATTCTTTTTAAAGGTCTGGGAATGTTTTTTTCTCAATATTCCGGAATTCTCCTTACATCTTACTTTGATTGGTATAACCTTTGGTTGGCCAATTCTTTTCCCTTTATGAAGATATTGAGGGAATTCTTATTGATGTTGGGATATGCCATCCTGTTTTTTACAGGAGCTTATTATCTTTTCGATAAAAAGGAATTTTAG
- a CDS encoding iron chelate uptake ABC transporter family permease subunit: MSQLVYSSKENIVIDSSLHNEDRSARAFRSKKEEKRYWILLITLIALGVLSSYGLLVYNNPVPVDSPSFIPVVKRRMVALVAMVIPAICQSLSTVAFQSITNNRIITPSLLGFEALYSTIHTSTMFFFGASIFIGFNGVGSFVFQVIAMVLMCLILYGWLLSGKYGNLQLMLLVGVIIGTGLRSLSTFMRRLLAPSEFDILQARLFGSVNNADSGYFPVAIPIVIIAALLLLAYSKNLNVVSLGKNACTSLGVNHQFSVIYTLILVAVLMSISTALVGPLTFYGFLVATLCYQAAPTYDHRYIFPMAFAIGFLIITGAYFFMYHVFNAQGVVSVIIEMFGGITFLIVILRKGTL; encoded by the coding sequence ATGAGCCAATTAGTATATAGTAGTAAGGAAAATATCGTAATCGATTCTAGCCTTCATAATGAAGATAGATCAGCTAGAGCTTTTCGTTCTAAGAAAGAAGAAAAACGTTATTGGATTTTGCTGATAACATTGATTGCTTTGGGCGTTCTTTCTTCCTATGGTCTTTTGGTTTATAACAATCCAGTTCCAGTAGATTCCCCTTCTTTTATCCCAGTTGTTAAAAGAAGGATGGTAGCTCTTGTTGCCATGGTTATTCCTGCAATTTGTCAGAGTTTGTCGACCGTTGCTTTCCAATCGATTACGAATAATAGGATTATAACTCCTTCACTTTTAGGTTTTGAAGCACTTTACTCAACAATTCATACGAGTACCATGTTCTTTTTTGGTGCTAGTATATTTATAGGTTTTAATGGTGTTGGCTCATTTGTATTTCAAGTTATTGCTATGGTTTTGATGTGTTTGATACTTTATGGATGGTTGCTTTCCGGAAAGTATGGAAATTTACAACTTATGCTTTTGGTTGGGGTTATTATTGGAACTGGGCTGAGGTCTTTATCAACTTTTATGAGAAGACTTCTTGCGCCGTCTGAGTTTGATATTTTACAGGCCAGATTGTTTGGTTCTGTAAATAATGCGGATTCCGGATACTTTCCTGTTGCAATTCCCATTGTCATCATTGCAGCATTACTTCTTCTTGCTTATTCTAAGAATTTAAATGTAGTGTCGCTTGGCAAGAATGCCTGTACTTCTTTGGGAGTTAATCATCAATTTAGCGTAATTTATACTCTTATATTAGTTGCTGTTTTGATGTCAATATCAACGGCTTTGGTTGGACCACTTACTTTCTATGGATTTTTAGTGGCAACCTTGTGTTATCAAGCGGCACCAACTTATGATCATAGATATATTTTTCCAATGGCTTTTGCTATAGGATTTTTGATAATAACAGGTGCCTACTTTTTTATGTATCATGTATTTAATGCTCAAGGTGTAGTTTCAGTTATTATCGAAATGTTTGGCGGAATAACATTTTTAATTGTAATTTTAAGGAAGGGAACTTTATGA
- a CDS encoding ABC transporter permease translates to MPENATQKMTGAEYSQPQRYNHNKIWTKPFTLAILVVVIAGILSLFTGVYDIQGQVDGMDMFFITRVPRTAALMLTGAAMSMSGLVMQLVTQNRLVEPTTTGTIEWAGLGLVFVYLFFPAPTLVLRMTGAIIFSFVGTMIFFLFLRRVKLRSSLIVPIIGMMLGAVISAISTFIGLVFQMTQNIETWFVGSFASVQIGRYEYLWLVVIATVLIFIYADRLTLAGLGEDVTTSLGLNYNKIVLLGTALISFAVGIVAAVIGNLPFLGLIVPNIVSMYRGDDLRSNLPWVCVLGMGTITLCDIISRTIIMPFEVPVSLILGTVGAVLFIVILLRQRRLR, encoded by the coding sequence GTGCCGGAAAATGCAACACAAAAAATGACTGGGGCTGAGTATTCTCAGCCCCAGCGTTATAATCACAATAAAATATGGACAAAACCTTTTACATTAGCGATTCTGGTTGTTGTCATTGCAGGTATTTTATCACTGTTTACTGGAGTTTATGATATACAAGGACAAGTAGATGGAATGGACATGTTTTTCATAACTCGTGTTCCAAGAACAGCGGCCCTAATGCTTACTGGAGCTGCAATGTCAATGTCAGGACTCGTAATGCAACTTGTTACGCAGAATCGTTTAGTGGAACCCACCACAACAGGAACTATTGAATGGGCAGGTTTGGGACTTGTTTTTGTTTATTTGTTTTTTCCTGCACCAACTTTAGTTCTAAGAATGACGGGTGCCATCATTTTTTCTTTTGTAGGAACTATGATTTTCTTTTTGTTTTTGAGAAGAGTTAAACTTCGTTCGTCTTTAATTGTCCCGATTATTGGGATGATGCTTGGAGCGGTTATTTCGGCAATTTCCACTTTTATTGGCCTGGTTTTTCAAATGACGCAAAATATTGAAACTTGGTTTGTAGGTTCTTTTGCATCGGTTCAAATTGGCAGATATGAATATTTATGGCTGGTTGTTATAGCTACTGTTCTTATTTTTATCTATGCTGATCGATTGACTTTAGCCGGACTGGGGGAAGATGTTACAACAAGTCTTGGCTTAAATTATAATAAGATAGTTCTTCTTGGTACTGCCCTTATTTCTTTTGCCGTTGGAATTGTTGCAGCTGTTATTGGCAATTTACCTTTTTTAGGTTTAATTGTCCCCAATATTGTTTCAATGTATAGAGGCGATGATCTCAGGAGTAATCTGCCTTGGGTATGTGTGTTGGGAATGGGTACTATAACACTTTGCGACATAATTTCTCGAACAATTATCATGCCTTTCGAAGTACCTGTCTCTTTGATACTTGGAACAGTGGGGGCAGTCCTATTTATTGTTATCTTATTGAGACAAAGGAGGCTAAGATGA
- the ytvI gene encoding sporulation integral membrane protein YtvI, translating to MKEFAKKVAVTLLVIIAFVLIPALIYYTLPYFTPFIFALLFALLLEPFNQYLMRWSRINRPIAANISYFMFLGGFLLLSFFLITKIITEAYELIKFIQRNIPNIQLWFNDANQRINEIILVFPPELGSQINQAITSFVNELSTVNLLATWGAQTISITASIPIFFITLLIFFIALYMINLNLTTMNQRFFSYFKDESKPKVIAVLADLRNATIGFLKAQVILSTLTYFVSLGGLLILGMRYALVLALLIVIVDILPILGTGSVLVPWGIVLITLGDIFSGIGLILLFVIITVFRKIIEPKILGERIGLGPLSTLISIWVGFKVMGVLGVFLAPLVLILYKALVKAKVIQYRFSI from the coding sequence ATGAAAGAGTTTGCTAAGAAAGTCGCGGTAACGCTTCTTGTTATAATAGCCTTTGTTTTAATACCTGCTCTGATTTATTATACCTTGCCATATTTTACTCCCTTTATCTTTGCTTTGCTTTTCGCCTTGCTCTTGGAGCCCTTTAATCAATATCTCATGAGATGGTCTAGAATTAACAGGCCTATTGCTGCTAATATTTCCTATTTTATGTTTTTGGGAGGATTTCTTCTTCTTTCCTTTTTTTTAATCACGAAGATTATTACCGAGGCCTATGAATTAATTAAGTTTATTCAACGCAATATTCCTAATATCCAACTTTGGTTTAATGATGCTAATCAGCGCATCAATGAAATCATTTTAGTGTTTCCTCCGGAATTGGGTTCTCAGATTAATCAGGCGATTACTAGTTTTGTCAATGAATTATCCACTGTCAATTTGCTTGCTACCTGGGGCGCTCAAACCATATCCATTACGGCGTCTATTCCTATCTTTTTCATCACTTTACTGATCTTTTTTATTGCTCTTTACATGATTAATTTGAATCTCACGACGATGAATCAACGCTTTTTTTCTTATTTTAAAGATGAATCAAAGCCCAAAGTCATTGCAGTACTCGCAGATTTACGCAATGCAACCATTGGTTTTTTAAAAGCTCAAGTGATTTTAAGTACCCTTACCTATTTTGTTAGTCTTGGAGGGTTGCTGATTTTAGGCATGCGTTATGCATTGGTATTAGCCCTTTTGATCGTAATTGTTGATATTCTGCCCATTCTCGGCACAGGCTCCGTTCTCGTCCCATGGGGAATAGTTTTGATTACACTGGGAGATATTTTCAGTGGCATTGGCCTCATTCTTCTCTTTGTCATTATCACAGTATTCCGTAAGATTATTGAACCAAAAATACTTGGAGAAAGAATTGGCCTCGGCCCTTTATCCACTTTGATTTCTATATGGGTCGGTTTTAAAGTGATGGGAGTTTTAGGTGTTTTCTTGGCCCCACTAGTGTTAATTCTATATAAAGCTTTAGTTAAGGCAAAAGTAATTCAATATCGCTTTAGTATTTAG
- a CDS encoding siderophore ABC transporter substrate-binding protein produces the protein MRKIKFFKSAVIMVTFALMLTACTNSSNQAVKPQTNDQVSEASTVEITDVHGTVTVPVNPKNVVALDNRTFETLADWGIELAAVPKPVMPADSPYVKDESVQDIGNHREPNLEIIAAVDPELVIIGQRFASFYEDIKKIVPNAAVIDLNFDVSEKADTPGENLVNGLKNSTIALGQIFDKNKEAEQLAADFNQAIKDAKSAYNGTDTVMSVVVSGGNIGFSAPHSGRVWGPMYEIFGWIPALKIDGASSDHKGDDISVEAIAQSNPDWIFVLDRDAAVSSTTDAVPAQDVIDNSPALKNTTAVSGGRIVYAPADTYTNESIQTYLELFEKLANALAK, from the coding sequence ATGAGAAAAATTAAATTTTTTAAATCAGCTGTTATTATGGTAACTTTTGCTTTGATGCTGACAGCCTGCACAAATTCAAGTAATCAAGCTGTCAAACCTCAAACCAATGATCAAGTAAGCGAAGCTTCAACGGTTGAAATCACTGATGTTCACGGAACTGTTACTGTTCCTGTAAATCCAAAGAATGTAGTTGCTTTGGACAATAGAACTTTTGAAACTTTAGCTGATTGGGGAATTGAATTAGCGGCTGTTCCAAAGCCTGTAATGCCTGCGGATTCACCCTATGTAAAGGATGAGTCAGTTCAAGACATAGGAAATCATCGTGAACCAAATCTTGAGATTATAGCAGCTGTAGACCCTGAACTTGTCATTATTGGTCAAAGATTTGCTAGCTTTTATGAAGATATAAAAAAGATAGTGCCAAATGCAGCTGTTATTGATCTTAATTTTGATGTTTCTGAGAAAGCGGATACACCTGGAGAAAACTTAGTCAATGGACTTAAAAACTCTACAATCGCTTTGGGACAAATTTTTGATAAAAATAAAGAGGCTGAACAATTGGCAGCTGATTTTAATCAAGCTATCAAAGATGCTAAGTCTGCCTATAATGGAACGGATACTGTTATGAGTGTTGTGGTTTCCGGTGGAAATATTGGTTTTTCAGCTCCTCATTCCGGACGTGTTTGGGGACCAATGTATGAAATTTTTGGATGGATTCCAGCATTAAAAATTGACGGTGCTTCCTCAGATCACAAAGGTGATGATATTTCTGTTGAAGCTATTGCCCAAAGTAATCCTGATTGGATTTTTGTACTAGATCGTGATGCTGCAGTATCCTCTACAACGGATGCAGTTCCGGCTCAGGATGTTATCGATAATTCACCTGCTCTTAAAAACACAACTGCTGTTTCTGGAGGACGGATAGTTTATGCACCAGCAGATACTTACACAAATGAATCAATACAAACTTATCTAGAATTATTTGAAAAGCTCGCCAATGCTTTAGCTAAGTAG
- a CDS encoding radical SAM protein: protein MIIETNNQNLSEIKNPEFYQYAQIYARVYNHFIDQIKQTGMALDENLEEETMKKLERLRQLQGTFRNSDKSIINTWISSACEACQKGVGTVTMYISLMCHRNCYFCFNPNQEDYEHYTHNKRDLISELSQLIKQGPKLTHLALTGGEPLLHKKEMLDFFRLAKEKSPKTHTRLYTSGDFLDREILQDLKEAGLHEIRFSIKMEDPQHIKKEVYERIALSKEYIPDVMVEMPVLPGSLAEMKEVLLELNRIGISGINLLEFCFPFNNAGEFIKRGYKVKNPPFKVLYDYWYAGGLPISRSEQECLDLIAFALEEKLKLGVHYCSLENKQTGQIYQQNYGQKVSPLMFFSPKDYFFKSAKVFGEDIHKVKKVFKKKNVTHYQVNTDYNYLEFHVSQIKLLKDLDIEIGISSNVMEIREDGKYLRELKIDRTYPKEFDLKKDI, encoded by the coding sequence ATGATCATCGAAACCAACAATCAAAACCTTTCTGAAATTAAAAACCCGGAGTTTTATCAGTATGCTCAGATTTATGCCCGAGTCTATAACCATTTTATTGACCAAATCAAGCAAACGGGCATGGCTTTGGATGAAAATCTCGAGGAAGAGACCATGAAAAAACTGGAAAGACTTAGACAATTACAAGGGACTTTTAGAAATTCTGATAAAAGTATCATCAACACCTGGATCTCCTCAGCTTGTGAAGCCTGTCAAAAAGGTGTAGGCACAGTGACGATGTATATCTCTCTGATGTGTCACCGAAATTGTTATTTTTGCTTTAATCCAAATCAAGAGGATTATGAACATTACACTCATAACAAAAGAGACTTAATAAGTGAACTCTCTCAGCTTATAAAGCAAGGTCCTAAACTAACCCATCTTGCTTTAACAGGAGGAGAACCCTTGCTGCATAAAAAAGAAATGCTGGATTTCTTCCGTTTAGCCAAAGAAAAGTCCCCCAAAACTCATACCCGTCTCTATACTTCCGGAGATTTTCTCGACCGGGAAATTCTCCAAGACCTCAAAGAAGCTGGTCTCCATGAAATTCGCTTTAGCATTAAAATGGAAGATCCTCAACACATTAAAAAGGAAGTCTATGAGAGAATTGCCTTGAGCAAGGAATACATACCCGATGTCATGGTAGAAATGCCTGTTTTGCCTGGAAGTCTTGCCGAAATGAAAGAAGTCCTCCTTGAACTCAATCGCATTGGCATCTCCGGAATTAACTTACTGGAGTTTTGCTTTCCTTTTAACAATGCCGGTGAGTTTATAAAGCGGGGCTATAAAGTAAAAAATCCACCTTTTAAAGTCCTTTATGACTATTGGTATGCCGGTGGACTTCCGATCTCGCGCAGCGAACAGGAATGTCTGGACTTAATAGCCTTTGCACTGGAGGAAAAGCTGAAGCTTGGCGTTCATTACTGTTCCTTAGAGAATAAACAAACGGGACAAATCTATCAGCAAAATTATGGACAAAAGGTATCCCCGCTTATGTTCTTTTCCCCAAAGGACTATTTCTTTAAATCGGCAAAAGTCTTTGGCGAGGATATTCATAAAGTTAAAAAAGTATTCAAAAAGAAAAATGTGACTCACTATCAGGTCAATACAGATTATAATTATCTTGAATTCCATGTCAGCCAGATCAAACTCCTAAAGGATCTTGATATTGAGATTGGCATCTCTTCGAATGTCATGGAAATACGAGAAGATGGCAAATACCTGCGGGAGTTAAAAATCGACAGGACCTATCCCAAGGAGTTTGACTTAAAAAAGGATATCTAA
- a CDS encoding response regulator transcription factor, which translates to MKHILIVEDDSSIAELERDYLEVAGFDVTLSTDGVEGLRAIQNSEFDLIILDIMLPGLDGLEILKSMKEDKDIPVLLVSAKKEEIDKIKGLSLGADDYITKPFSPGELVARVKAHIENYERLKQRFNAGMKKRQSITIRGLKIEKDSRRVFVNNQEVNLAQKEFDLLLYLAQNPNRVFGREELFERIWGLESLGDSATVTVHIARIREKTEIDPSKPQYIETVWGAGYRFRV; encoded by the coding sequence ATGAAACACATTTTAATTGTCGAGGATGACTCCAGTATTGCTGAGCTCGAAAGAGATTATCTGGAGGTAGCGGGTTTTGATGTCACTCTCTCCACAGACGGAGTGGAGGGGTTGAGAGCGATACAGAACAGTGAATTCGACTTAATCATTCTCGATATCATGCTGCCCGGCTTAGATGGATTGGAAATCCTCAAGAGTATGAAAGAGGATAAGGATATCCCTGTTCTCCTGGTCTCAGCCAAGAAGGAGGAGATCGATAAGATTAAGGGCTTGAGTTTGGGGGCCGACGATTATATTACTAAGCCCTTTAGCCCCGGGGAGTTGGTCGCTCGGGTAAAAGCCCATATTGAAAACTATGAGCGTCTTAAACAGCGCTTTAATGCAGGTATGAAAAAGCGTCAGTCCATCACGATTCGAGGACTAAAAATTGAAAAAGACTCGCGAAGAGTCTTTGTTAATAATCAAGAAGTTAACCTGGCTCAGAAAGAATTTGATTTATTGCTGTATTTAGCTCAAAACCCAAACCGAGTTTTTGGCAGAGAAGAGCTCTTTGAACGGATCTGGGGATTGGAATCTCTAGGGGATTCCGCAACCGTTACTGTGCATATTGCTCGGATTCGAGAGAAGACAGAGATAGATCCCTCCAAGCCACAATATATTGAAACCGTATGGGGAGCAGGCTATCGTTTTCGAGTTTAG
- a CDS encoding ABC transporter ATP-binding protein: MIEIANVKKVYTGEVEIGPLNIKIPKAGLTSLIGPNGAGKSTTLLMIGRLLNMDEGQIKVANMDVSESKSKDLARILTILRQENHFVTRLTVRQLAGFGRFPYSKGRTTKEDEAIISKYIDFLGLTDLENRYLDELSGGQRQRAYVAMVLCQETEYVLLDEPLNNLDVARSVQMMEHLRHAANEFGRTILTVLHDINFAAKYSDRICAMKDGRIAAFGTVEEVMDPEVLTDIFETKIEIIAGPHGPVAIY, translated from the coding sequence ATGATCGAGATTGCTAATGTTAAAAAGGTGTATACTGGTGAGGTGGAAATAGGACCTTTGAATATTAAGATACCAAAAGCTGGTCTTACTTCTTTAATTGGACCCAATGGTGCCGGAAAGTCTACGACACTTTTAATGATTGGAAGACTTTTGAATATGGATGAAGGCCAAATTAAGGTGGCGAATATGGATGTTTCTGAATCTAAATCAAAAGACTTGGCAAGAATTCTGACTATTTTGCGACAAGAAAATCATTTTGTAACGAGGCTTACAGTTAGACAATTAGCTGGATTTGGACGTTTTCCTTATTCAAAGGGAAGAACAACTAAAGAAGATGAGGCTATTATTTCTAAATATATCGATTTTTTAGGTTTGACTGATCTGGAAAATAGATATTTAGATGAACTTTCTGGTGGTCAAAGGCAAAGGGCCTATGTAGCAATGGTTTTGTGCCAAGAGACTGAATATGTACTTTTGGATGAGCCGCTGAACAATCTCGATGTTGCTCGTTCTGTTCAAATGATGGAGCATTTGCGGCATGCTGCTAATGAATTTGGCAGAACAATTCTGACTGTTCTCCATGATATAAATTTCGCAGCCAAATATTCTGATCGAATTTGTGCTATGAAAGATGGAAGAATTGCCGCTTTTGGAACAGTAGAAGAGGTGATGGACCCAGAAGTTTTGACAGATATTTTTGAAACAAAAATCGAAATTATTGCTGGTCCTCATGGGCCAGTAGCGATTTATTAG
- a CDS encoding helix-turn-helix domain-containing protein, with protein MDKKRTINSSVYSPHVKKAIDFTFQYLNEELSLKRITEYLNINKSYFCKLFKHHMGITYTKFVNELRIEESKKLLLETDLSILDIALSLGYNNPNYFIKAFKEQLRTTPLKYRKEMEG; from the coding sequence ATGGACAAAAAAAGAACTATAAACTCATCCGTTTATAGTCCTCATGTTAAAAAAGCCATCGATTTTACTTTTCAATACCTCAACGAAGAATTAAGCCTGAAAAGGATCACTGAGTATCTCAATATCAACAAATCCTATTTTTGTAAACTGTTTAAACATCATATGGGTATAACCTATACCAAATTCGTCAACGAGCTGCGCATTGAAGAAAGCAAAAAACTGTTGTTGGAAACGGACTTATCTATTCTCGATATCGCCCTTTCTCTGGGATACAATAACCCTAATTATTTTATCAAAGCGTTTAAGGAGCAATTAAGAACCACTCCCCTTAAGTATCGCAAAGAAATGGAAGGCTAA
- a CDS encoding ABC transporter ATP-binding protein, translating into MEKVIEINNLTKLYKNGRGINDLNLDIYQGEIFGFLGPNGAGKTTAMKIMTGLIAPDRGDVKIFGHSILEEYEKAMAHVGCIIEIPETYPYLSAYDNLRQLARFYQDVDGKRIEEVLELTGMLRYKNEKPKRFSLGMKQRLGLSAAILSRPKVVILDEPLNGLDVEGMIDIRKLILHLAEQEQTTFFISSHLIHDVELTCNKIGVIYNGMLLNVQTTEDILKNYATLENYFVSEVERNGRVSSSINQRA; encoded by the coding sequence ATGGAAAAAGTCATTGAGATCAATAATCTCACGAAGCTTTATAAGAATGGTCGTGGTATCAACGATTTAAATCTGGATATCTATCAAGGTGAGATTTTCGGCTTTCTCGGTCCGAATGGGGCAGGAAAGACCACGGCCATGAAAATTATGACAGGATTGATTGCTCCGGACCGGGGCGATGTTAAGATATTTGGTCACAGTATACTGGAAGAGTATGAGAAAGCAATGGCTCATGTGGGCTGTATCATTGAAATACCGGAGACCTATCCCTATCTTAGTGCTTATGATAATCTAAGACAACTTGCCCGGTTTTATCAGGATGTGGATGGGAAAAGAATCGAAGAAGTCCTGGAATTAACCGGAATGCTCCGCTATAAAAATGAGAAGCCTAAGCGGTTTTCCCTGGGAATGAAACAACGCCTAGGTCTCTCGGCGGCTATTCTTTCCCGACCCAAAGTGGTCATTCTGGATGAACCCTTGAACGGTCTTGATGTAGAGGGAATGATAGATATCCGCAAGCTGATTTTACATTTGGCCGAGCAGGAGCAGACCACCTTTTTTATCTCCAGTCATTTAATTCACGATGTGGAATTAACATGCAATAAAATTGGCGTTATTTATAATGGAATGCTTCTCAATGTGCAGACAACGGAGGACATTCTGAAGAATTATGCCACCCTAGAGAATTACTTTGTGAGTGAGGTAGAACGCAATGGTCGTGTTTCAAGCAGCATTAATCAACGAGCTTGA